One segment of Ktedonobacteraceae bacterium DNA contains the following:
- a CDS encoding Uma2 family endonuclease — translation MTTNEGLSVVTPADWVPGPRQGSWTYDDYAALPDDGQRYEIVNGVLLMTPAPTPNHQSISGWLTYYLMMHIQLAGRGRVFPGPVDVELGPKDVFEPDVVVLLNAHLHKVGPKRIIGAPDLVVEIASPGTATLDRISKYEVYARYGVPEYWIVKPTDRTIEVMILENGEYYSAGIFRAEQVLPSRIVPELPVCVEQFFL, via the coding sequence AGTAGTTACTCCTGCTGATTGGGTGCCAGGGCCCCGGCAAGGCTCCTGGACATACGATGATTATGCCGCGCTCCCCGATGATGGGCAGCGTTACGAAATTGTAAATGGCGTCCTGCTTATGACACCTGCGCCCACCCCAAATCATCAATCAATCTCAGGATGGTTGACTTACTACTTAATGATGCATATTCAGCTTGCCGGTCGCGGTCGTGTTTTCCCAGGCCCCGTAGATGTAGAATTAGGCCCAAAGGATGTGTTTGAGCCTGATGTCGTCGTCTTGCTCAATGCGCACCTGCATAAAGTGGGACCGAAGAGGATTATCGGCGCGCCCGACCTGGTGGTAGAGATTGCGTCTCCAGGCACTGCTACCCTGGATCGGATCAGCAAGTATGAAGTCTACGCCCGCTATGGCGTGCCTGAGTATTGGATTGTGAAGCCCACCGACCGCACCATTGAAGTAATGATATTAGAAAACGGGGAATACTATTCGGCCGGCATCTTCCGTGCAGAGCAGGTATTGCCGTCTCGAATCGTGCCCGAGTTACCGGTTTGTGTCGAGCAATTCTTCTTGTAG
- a CDS encoding R3H domain-containing nucleic acid-binding protein: MQQMITDDLEALLVALPPEIHDAVNRLDNRSELLEIVMDLGRLPEGRFPEGEVILSTQPVTYADLEYVVERIGEFGDDNRAGIERTLHRISALRNRKGKIVGLTCRIGRAVLGSIALIRDIVEQGQSILILGRPGVGKTTLLREIARVLADEANKRVVVVDTSNEIAGDGDIPHPGIGRARRMQVARTAEQHAVMIEAVENHMPQVIVIDEIGTELEAAAARTIAERGVQLVATAHGNSLGNLLVNPTLSDLVGGIQTVTLGDEEARRRHTQKSILERKAPPTFDVVVEQQSWQELIVHRDVADTVDSMLRGQTIVAEERTRDEETGRVSARRITSGGMDVPTWGIEGFGGGIARSPGSASTFDRSSPYSPAWGGNGGGNTVRRMPQQGARETSGSNRNQQLQVRALAPTGTAPGEVQRQNGGGFVAVERERPQLLSEGIYAPDEAEERLPIMKTLRIYPFGVSRDRLAESARQLHVPIIVTNNQADADAIITLKNYYRRQPERLQEAEDDRKMIIILKNNTVAQMQHALARIFDLPVDTSAEEDGDEADDERSSPVSDDQTMRALLETEDAIHQVLNKGLTTAELAPANAYIRRLQHQMATRYNLISRSRGKEPNRRVKIFRSRES, encoded by the coding sequence ATGCAACAAATGATCACTGACGATCTGGAAGCTCTGCTGGTTGCTTTGCCACCGGAGATCCACGACGCGGTCAATCGGCTCGACAACCGAAGCGAACTGCTAGAGATCGTAATGGACCTGGGGCGCTTGCCCGAGGGACGGTTCCCAGAAGGGGAGGTGATCCTAAGTACTCAGCCAGTGACCTACGCCGATCTCGAATACGTGGTCGAGCGTATCGGTGAATTTGGTGACGACAACCGCGCCGGTATCGAGCGCACCCTGCATCGTATCAGCGCATTACGCAATCGAAAAGGTAAAATAGTCGGCCTGACCTGCCGTATTGGTCGCGCGGTACTCGGCAGTATCGCCCTCATTCGTGATATTGTCGAGCAAGGCCAATCCATCTTGATACTCGGTCGCCCTGGTGTGGGCAAAACCACTCTGCTGCGTGAAATCGCCCGCGTTCTGGCGGACGAAGCCAACAAGCGCGTGGTGGTGGTAGATACATCCAATGAAATTGCCGGTGATGGGGATATCCCGCATCCTGGCATCGGGCGAGCGCGCCGCATGCAGGTGGCTCGCACGGCGGAACAGCACGCTGTGATGATCGAGGCAGTGGAAAACCATATGCCGCAGGTCATTGTTATAGACGAAATTGGTACCGAGCTGGAGGCCGCGGCCGCCAGAACTATCGCGGAACGCGGCGTGCAGCTGGTCGCGACCGCGCATGGTAATTCGCTGGGCAACCTGCTCGTAAACCCGACCCTCTCGGACCTGGTGGGCGGCATACAAACCGTCACCCTGGGCGACGAGGAGGCGCGGCGGCGCCACACGCAGAAGAGTATCCTCGAGCGTAAAGCGCCTCCGACTTTCGATGTGGTCGTCGAACAACAGAGCTGGCAGGAACTGATCGTCCATCGCGATGTCGCGGATACCGTGGACAGCATGCTGCGCGGTCAGACCATTGTAGCCGAGGAGCGCACGCGAGATGAGGAGACGGGGCGTGTGAGTGCCCGCCGTATTACTTCGGGCGGCATGGATGTGCCAACCTGGGGTATCGAGGGCTTCGGCGGCGGTATAGCGCGCTCGCCGGGTTCCGCCAGCACTTTTGATCGCTCCAGCCCTTACAGTCCTGCCTGGGGAGGCAATGGGGGTGGAAATACGGTTCGGCGCATGCCCCAGCAGGGAGCGCGTGAAACCAGTGGCAGCAATCGCAATCAACAACTACAGGTAAGGGCGCTGGCGCCTACCGGTACTGCTCCTGGTGAGGTACAGCGACAGAACGGTGGCGGATTTGTCGCAGTTGAACGGGAGCGACCACAGTTGCTCTCGGAGGGTATCTACGCGCCTGACGAGGCGGAGGAGCGCCTGCCGATCATGAAGACGCTCCGCATCTACCCGTTTGGGGTCAGTCGCGACCGCCTGGCGGAGTCCGCGCGCCAGCTGCACGTACCCATCATTGTGACCAACAACCAGGCTGATGCCGATGCGATTATCACGCTGAAAAACTATTATCGCCGCCAACCGGAACGCTTGCAGGAAGCGGAAGATGATCGCAAAATGATCATCATCCTGAAGAACAATACGGTCGCCCAGATGCAGCATGCCCTGGCGCGCATCTTCGACCTGCCCGTCGATACCTCGGCGGAGGAAGACGGGGATGAAGCGGACGACGAGAGGAGTTCTCCGGTCTCCGACGATCAAACCATGCGGGCGCTGTTAGAGACGGAAGACGCCATTCACCAGGTTCTCAACAAGGGCCTGACGACGGCTGAACTTGCTCCCGCCAATGCCTATATCCGTAGATTGCAGCACCAGATGGCGACTCGCTACAACCTGATCTCGCGCAGCCGTGGGAAGGAACCCAACCGCCGGGTGAAGATTTTCCGCTCGCGGGAATCATAA
- the pdxT gene encoding pyridoxal 5'-phosphate synthase glutaminase subunit PdxT encodes MTTSNSKTVRIGVLALQGDFEAHMKMLAELGVEAKAVRLPVHLDELDGIIIPGGESTTIGKLMVLYGLQEPIRQRIREGFPVWGTCAGLILLARETENALAGQPLLATLDIRVRRNAFGSQRESFETDLSVPVLGEAPFHAFFIRGPVIEEVGPEVEVLATLDDGSIVAVRQGPILGTAFHPEVSGDPRFHNYFLRIVQSVKG; translated from the coding sequence ATGACAACGTCAAACTCAAAAACAGTGCGTATCGGTGTATTGGCATTGCAGGGTGATTTTGAGGCCCATATGAAAATGCTCGCCGAACTCGGAGTTGAGGCAAAAGCTGTTCGACTACCGGTGCATTTGGACGAATTAGATGGTATAATAATACCAGGTGGTGAAAGTACCACGATTGGCAAGTTGATGGTGTTGTACGGTTTGCAGGAACCGATACGACAAAGGATTCGGGAAGGCTTCCCCGTTTGGGGAACCTGTGCAGGATTGATCTTACTAGCGCGGGAGACGGAAAACGCACTCGCAGGCCAGCCTTTGCTGGCCACTCTGGATATTCGCGTTCGTCGTAATGCGTTTGGCAGCCAGCGGGAAAGTTTCGAGACTGATCTTTCTGTGCCGGTATTAGGAGAAGCGCCATTCCACGCATTCTTCATCCGCGGCCCCGTCATCGAGGAGGTAGGCCCGGAGGTAGAGGTGCTGGCAACGCTCGACGATGGATCCATCGTCGCCGTCCGTCAAGGACCCATACTCGGTACGGCATTTCACCCGGAGGTTTCGGGAGACCCACGTTTCCATAACTACTTTCTCCGCATAGTACAGAGCGTCAAGGGGTGA
- the pdxS gene encoding pyridoxal 5'-phosphate synthase lyase subunit PdxS: MQKQTGTVDVKRAFPEMLKGGVICDVVNADQARIAEEAGASAVMALERVPADIRAHGGVARMSDPELIIQIKEAVTIPVMAKCRIGHFVEAEILQAIGVDCIDESEVLTPADERFHVNKHLFPVPFVCGARDLGEALRRIGEGAAMIRTKGEAGTGNIVEAVRHMRAIMDGIRRLQMLPEEELMTEAKNLGAPYELVREVAEKGKLPVVNFSAGGVATPADAALMMRLGAEGIFVGSGIFKSGNPLARAKAIVRATTHFQDPEILAEVSRNLGEPMVGINLDQLPEQELMARRGW; encoded by the coding sequence ATGCAGAAACAAACAGGAACAGTAGATGTCAAGCGCGCTTTCCCGGAGATGCTCAAGGGCGGAGTGATCTGCGATGTGGTGAACGCGGACCAGGCGCGTATCGCGGAAGAGGCCGGAGCATCCGCGGTGATGGCACTGGAGCGCGTGCCGGCGGATATTCGCGCGCACGGTGGCGTCGCGCGCATGAGCGACCCCGAACTCATTATTCAGATTAAAGAGGCGGTTACTATTCCGGTGATGGCGAAGTGCCGCATTGGGCATTTTGTCGAGGCTGAAATTCTCCAGGCCATCGGTGTAGATTGCATCGATGAGTCCGAGGTGCTGACCCCGGCGGATGAACGTTTCCATGTCAATAAGCATCTCTTCCCCGTTCCATTTGTGTGCGGGGCGCGCGACCTTGGCGAGGCGCTGCGGCGTATCGGCGAGGGAGCGGCTATGATTCGCACCAAGGGCGAGGCCGGAACGGGCAACATCGTCGAAGCAGTGCGGCATATGCGAGCAATTATGGACGGAATTCGCCGCCTGCAAATGCTGCCAGAAGAAGAGTTGATGACCGAGGCCAAGAATCTTGGCGCGCCATACGAGCTGGTGCGCGAGGTCGCGGAAAAAGGCAAGCTGCCGGTCGTGAACTTCTCCGCGGGCGGCGTGGCGACACCGGCTGATGCCGCATTGATGATGCGTTTGGGAGCCGAGGGTATCTTTGTTGGCTCAGGCATTTTTAAGTCGGGCAATCCGCTAGCGCGCGCCAAGGCGATTGTGCGCGCGACGACTCATTTCCAGGACCCTGAAATCCTGGCCGAGGTGTCCAGAAACCTGGGTGAGCCGATGGTAGGTATTAACCTGGATCAACTGCCCGAGCAGGAACTGATGGCACGGCGCGGATGGTGA
- a CDS encoding YbaK/EbsC family protein translates to MSVFEQILALLEEHHIPYRLTEHEPVRTSEQAARVRGAELKTGAKAMIVRGKDNYYLLVLPADRQIDWKRVRAILHVSNLRFATEEEAERVAHVKMGSVPPFGNILGLPTYFDESLFENDVVNFNPGSTTHSIAMKSADLRTLVSPIIASFVK, encoded by the coding sequence ATGAGCGTATTTGAACAAATCCTGGCGCTCTTAGAAGAGCATCATATCCCCTACAGGCTCACGGAACACGAACCCGTGCGTACAAGCGAACAGGCAGCCAGGGTTCGCGGTGCGGAGCTCAAAACCGGGGCCAAAGCCATGATCGTGCGAGGCAAAGACAACTACTATCTGCTCGTTTTGCCCGCCGACAGGCAGATTGACTGGAAGCGCGTACGCGCCATATTGCATGTAAGCAACCTGAGATTTGCCACAGAGGAAGAGGCCGAGCGCGTCGCGCACGTCAAAATGGGCAGCGTCCCACCTTTCGGCAACATATTGGGGCTTCCGACTTACTTCGATGAAAGCCTTTTCGAGAACGATGTGGTAAACTTTAATCCTGGAAGTACCACACATTCGATTGCGATGAAAAGCGCCGATTTGCGCACATTAGTCTCGCCCATCATCGCCTCTTTCGTAAAGTAG
- a CDS encoding M20/M25/M40 family metallo-hydrolase: MLTASQLNQLREAAEKRTETVAELAQRICAVPAPTGNETERAQFVASLWQERGYTPEIDAIGNVYVRRGRHEQRPLLMLLAHTDTVFPQSTPILVERQGDILRGPGIGDNSVNVASMISVIDVLDELGIETDADIIAVADVGEEGLGNLRGARAAVERYQENLGAVIAIDGDLGSITHIAVGSKRWRITVRGPGGHSYGSFGKPSAIHGLARIIAAIADLRVPQEPKTTYNVGVIEGGTSVNTIAAHAAALLDMRSTDVAALNRLAEEVQAIAEERAGPGLQVEIEVLGERPAGELSSSHPLVQLAAGAITWIGMKPVYEASSTDANIPISLNIPAVCIGITQVERAHTLEEFLVVSPIGSGLAQLARLCIEACSLIAQKV, encoded by the coding sequence ATGCTAACTGCATCCCAGTTGAACCAGTTGCGCGAAGCCGCTGAAAAACGTACTGAAACGGTTGCTGAACTCGCTCAGCGCATCTGCGCAGTTCCAGCGCCTACCGGAAATGAAACGGAACGCGCGCAGTTCGTCGCCTCGCTCTGGCAAGAACGCGGCTACACGCCCGAAATTGATGCCATTGGCAACGTCTACGTGCGACGTGGAAGGCACGAGCAGCGACCGCTATTGATGCTACTGGCACACACTGATACCGTATTTCCGCAATCGACGCCTATTCTCGTCGAACGCCAGGGAGACATCTTGCGCGGTCCTGGCATCGGCGATAACAGCGTCAACGTCGCGTCCATGATTAGCGTGATAGATGTACTCGATGAGTTGGGAATAGAAACAGACGCCGATATCATCGCCGTTGCCGACGTGGGTGAAGAGGGCCTGGGAAATCTCCGTGGTGCGCGTGCGGCCGTCGAACGCTATCAAGAGAACCTGGGCGCGGTAATTGCCATCGACGGCGACCTTGGCAGCATCACTCATATCGCGGTTGGCTCGAAACGCTGGCGCATCACTGTACGCGGTCCCGGAGGACATTCGTATGGGTCGTTTGGCAAGCCCAGCGCCATTCATGGCCTGGCACGCATCATTGCTGCTATTGCCGATCTGCGAGTTCCGCAGGAGCCAAAGACGACCTACAACGTTGGTGTCATCGAAGGTGGCACCAGTGTCAATACCATCGCGGCTCATGCCGCCGCTCTACTTGATATGCGTTCAACCGATGTCGCTGCTCTGAACCGGCTTGCTGAGGAGGTACAAGCAATTGCCGAGGAGCGTGCCGGCCCGGGTTTGCAGGTTGAGATTGAGGTACTGGGCGAACGTCCTGCCGGCGAACTAAGTTCATCACACCCGCTGGTGCAACTGGCCGCTGGCGCTATCACCTGGATAGGGATGAAGCCGGTATACGAGGCATCCAGCACGGATGCCAATATCCCCATCAGTCTCAATATTCCGGCGGTCTGTATCGGCATCACGCAGGTCGAACGCGCGCATACACTCGAAGAATTCCTCGTCGTCTCGCCCATCGGAAGCGGACTCGCGCAACTCGCGCGCCTCTGCATTGAGGCGTGTTCATTGATTGCGCAAAAAGTGTAA